In Pseudomonas sp. R76, one genomic interval encodes:
- the mnmA gene encoding tRNA 2-thiouridine(34) synthase MnmA, which produces MRDPAPSDTQKKRVIVGMSGGVDSSVSAVLLMEQGYEVEGLFMKNWEEDDGTEYCTAMDDLADAQAVCDKIGIKLHTANFAAEYWDNVFEHFLAEYKAGRTPNPDILCNREIKFKAFLDYAMILGADLIATGHYVRRRDVDGRTELLKGLDPNKDQSYFLHAVGGEQIAKTLFPVGELEKPEVRRIAEKHGLATAKKKDSTGICFIGERRFSDFLKQYLPAQPGEIKTTEGDVIGRHHGLMYHTIGQRQGLGIGGLKDAGEEPWYVLVKDLEHNVLIVGQGNEHPLLFSGALLASDIYWVNPIDLSSPRRLTAKVRYRQGDQPCTLEKTASGYRATFDDPQRAVTPGQSVVFYDGEICLGGGVIEVAEPWSKSA; this is translated from the coding sequence ATGCGTGATCCAGCCCCTTCTGACACACAAAAGAAGCGCGTCATCGTCGGCATGTCCGGCGGCGTGGATTCTTCCGTTTCCGCCGTTCTGCTCATGGAGCAGGGTTATGAGGTGGAAGGCCTGTTCATGAAGAACTGGGAAGAAGACGATGGAACGGAATATTGCACCGCCATGGACGACCTGGCGGACGCCCAGGCCGTGTGTGACAAGATCGGCATCAAGCTGCACACCGCCAACTTCGCCGCCGAGTACTGGGACAACGTGTTCGAGCACTTCCTGGCCGAATACAAGGCCGGCCGCACGCCGAACCCCGACATCCTGTGTAACCGCGAGATCAAGTTCAAGGCGTTCCTCGACTACGCCATGATCCTCGGCGCCGACCTGATCGCCACCGGCCACTACGTGCGCCGTCGCGACGTCGATGGCCGCACCGAACTGCTCAAAGGCCTGGACCCGAACAAGGACCAGAGCTACTTCCTGCACGCCGTCGGCGGCGAACAGATCGCCAAGACCCTGTTCCCGGTGGGCGAGCTGGAAAAACCCGAAGTGCGCAGGATTGCCGAGAAACACGGCCTGGCCACCGCCAAGAAAAAGGACTCCACCGGGATCTGCTTTATCGGCGAGCGCCGCTTCAGTGACTTCCTCAAGCAATACCTGCCGGCACAACCGGGCGAGATCAAAACCACCGAAGGTGATGTCATCGGCCGCCACCACGGCCTGATGTACCACACTATCGGCCAGCGCCAGGGCCTGGGCATCGGTGGTTTGAAAGACGCAGGTGAGGAGCCGTGGTACGTGCTGGTCAAGGACCTGGAACACAACGTGCTGATCGTCGGCCAGGGCAATGAACACCCGCTGCTGTTCTCCGGCGCGCTGCTGGCCTCGGACATCTATTGGGTCAACCCGATCGACCTGAGCAGCCCGCGCCGCCTGACCGCCAAAGTGCGTTACCGCCAAGGCGACCAGCCCTGCACCCTGGAAAAAACCGCCAGCGGCTATCGCGCCACCTTCGATGACCCGCAACGCGCGGTCACGCCTGGCCAGTCCGTGGTGTTCTATGACGGTGAAATTTGCCTGGGCGGCGGCGTGATTGAAGTCGCCGAACCCTGGAGCAAATCGGCATGA
- the infA gene encoding translation initiation factor IF-1, translated as MSKEDSFEMEGTVVDTLPNTMFRVELENGHVVTAHISGKMRKNYIRILTGDKVRVELTPYDLSKGRITYRAR; from the coding sequence ATGTCGAAAGAAGACAGCTTCGAAATGGAAGGCACTGTCGTCGACACCCTGCCCAACACCATGTTTCGTGTGGAGTTGGAAAATGGGCACGTCGTAACCGCGCATATCTCCGGCAAGATGCGCAAGAACTACATTCGTATTCTTACCGGTGACAAAGTGCGCGTCGAGCTGACGCCCTATGACTTGAGCAAAGGGCGCATCACCTACCGCGCTCGCTAA
- a CDS encoding NUDIX hydrolase, with the protein MTWQPHITVATIVEDNGRFLMVEELKGGRAVLNQPAGHLDPDETLTEAAVRETLEETGWDVEATGIVGIYLYTAPSNGVTYQRVCFTANALKHHPDYQLDEGIVRARWLTRDELMALRDDWRSELIIRCIDDYLAGQRHSLELIRPSL; encoded by the coding sequence ATGACCTGGCAACCCCACATCACCGTCGCCACCATCGTCGAAGACAACGGCCGCTTCCTGATGGTCGAAGAACTCAAGGGCGGCCGCGCCGTGCTCAACCAGCCCGCCGGCCACCTGGACCCGGACGAAACCCTGACCGAAGCCGCCGTGCGCGAAACCCTCGAAGAAACCGGCTGGGACGTCGAGGCCACCGGCATTGTCGGCATCTACCTGTACACCGCGCCCAGCAATGGCGTGACCTATCAGCGCGTCTGCTTCACCGCCAACGCCCTGAAACACCACCCGGACTATCAGCTCGATGAAGGCATCGTGCGCGCCCGCTGGCTGACCCGTGACGAGCTGATGGCCTTGCGCGACGACTGGCGCAGCGAGCTGATCATCCGCTGTATCGACGATTATTTGGCCGGCCAGCGCCACAGTCTCGAACTGATCCGCCCTTCTCTTTAG
- a CDS encoding NADP-dependent isocitrate dehydrogenase has protein sequence MPTRSKIIYTFTDEAPALATYSLLPIVEAFTASADIAVETRDISLAARILASFPEQLGAKAIPDHLAELGDLAVTPEANIIKLPNISASTPQLQAAIKELQAQGYALPDYPETVTTDAEKETRARYDKVKGSAVNPVLREGNSDRRAPLSVKNYARKHPHKMGAWAADSKSHIAHMNNGDFYGSEKAVQIEAADAVKIELIAQDGTATVLKEKTSVQAGEIIDTAVLSKKALRAFIAAEIEDAKKQGVLLSVHLKATMMKVSDPIMFGQIVAEFYKDALTKHATVLEQIGFNLNNGIGDLYARIKALPADQQAQIEADIQAVYAARPSLAMVNSDKGITNLHVPSDVIVDASMPAMIRDSGKMWGTDGQLHDTKAVIPDRCYATIYQAVIEDCKANGAFDPTTMGSVPNVGLMAKKAEEYGSHDKTFQIKADGVVRVTDSKGTLLMEQAVEAGDIFRMCQTKDAPIQDWVKLAVNRARASNTPAIFWLDPQRAHDGVVVEKVQAYLKDHNTEGLDIRIMSPVDAMKFTLERTRKGLDTISVTGNVLRDYLTDLFPIMELGTSAKMLSIVPLMNGGGLFETGAGGSAPKHVQQLVEENFLRWDSLGEFLALAASLEHLGVTYNNPKALVLSKTLDQATGQFLDNNKSPSRKVGNIDNRGSHFYLALYWAQALAAQTEDTALQAQFGELAKTLTDNEATIVAELNAVQGKPVDIGGYYAPNPELTSKAMRPSNTLNAAIAKLK, from the coding sequence ATGCCCACCCGCTCGAAGATCATCTACACCTTCACCGACGAAGCCCCGGCCCTCGCCACCTATTCACTGCTGCCTATCGTAGAGGCCTTCACCGCTTCCGCTGATATTGCCGTGGAAACCCGCGACATTTCCCTCGCCGCGCGCATCCTCGCAAGCTTCCCCGAGCAACTGGGCGCCAAGGCTATCCCGGACCACCTCGCCGAACTGGGCGACCTGGCCGTTACGCCTGAAGCCAACATCATCAAGCTGCCTAACATCAGCGCCTCGACCCCGCAGCTGCAAGCGGCGATCAAGGAACTGCAGGCCCAGGGCTACGCCCTGCCGGACTACCCGGAAACCGTAACCACCGACGCGGAAAAAGAAACCCGTGCACGTTACGACAAGGTCAAGGGCAGCGCCGTGAACCCGGTACTGCGCGAAGGCAACTCCGACCGCCGCGCACCGCTGTCGGTCAAGAACTATGCGCGCAAGCACCCGCACAAAATGGGCGCCTGGGCTGCCGACTCCAAGTCGCACATCGCGCACATGAACAACGGCGACTTCTACGGCAGCGAAAAAGCCGTGCAGATCGAAGCCGCTGACGCTGTCAAAATCGAGCTGATCGCTCAAGACGGCACCGCGACCGTCCTGAAAGAGAAGACTTCGGTACAGGCCGGCGAAATCATCGACACCGCCGTGCTGAGCAAAAAAGCCCTGCGCGCGTTCATCGCCGCTGAAATCGAAGACGCCAAGAAACAAGGCGTGCTGCTGTCGGTTCACTTGAAAGCCACCATGATGAAGGTCTCCGACCCGATCATGTTCGGCCAGATCGTTGCCGAGTTCTATAAAGACGCCCTGACCAAGCACGCCACCGTGCTGGAGCAGATCGGCTTTAACCTCAACAACGGCATCGGCGACCTGTACGCTCGCATCAAGGCCCTGCCGGCCGACCAGCAAGCGCAGATCGAAGCTGACATTCAGGCGGTCTACGCCGCTCGCCCATCGCTGGCGATGGTCAACTCCGACAAAGGCATCACCAACCTGCACGTGCCGAGCGACGTGATCGTCGACGCCTCGATGCCGGCCATGATCCGTGACTCCGGCAAAATGTGGGGCACCGACGGCCAGCTGCACGACACCAAGGCGGTGATCCCGGATCGCTGCTACGCCACCATCTACCAAGCCGTCATCGAAGACTGCAAGGCCAATGGCGCTTTCGACCCAACCACCATGGGCAGCGTGCCAAACGTTGGCCTGATGGCGAAGAAAGCCGAAGAGTACGGCTCCCACGACAAGACCTTCCAGATCAAGGCTGACGGCGTTGTCCGCGTCACCGACAGCAAGGGCACCCTGCTGATGGAACAGGCGGTTGAAGCCGGCGACATCTTCCGCATGTGCCAGACCAAAGACGCGCCGATCCAGGACTGGGTCAAACTGGCCGTCAACCGTGCCCGCGCCAGCAACACCCCGGCGATTTTCTGGCTGGACCCACAGCGCGCTCACGACGGCGTCGTGGTCGAGAAAGTTCAGGCTTACCTGAAAGACCACAACACCGAAGGCCTGGACATCCGCATCATGTCGCCGGTCGACGCGATGAAGTTCACCCTGGAGCGCACCCGCAAGGGCCTGGACACCATCTCGGTGACCGGTAACGTGCTGCGCGACTACCTGACCGACCTGTTCCCGATCATGGAACTGGGCACCAGCGCCAAGATGCTGTCGATCGTGCCGCTGATGAACGGTGGTGGCCTGTTCGAAACCGGCGCCGGCGGTTCGGCTCCGAAACACGTGCAGCAACTGGTTGAAGAGAACTTCCTGCGCTGGGATTCCCTGGGCGAGTTCCTGGCCCTGGCCGCTTCCCTTGAGCATTTGGGTGTCACCTACAACAACCCGAAAGCCCTGGTGCTGTCCAAGACCCTGGACCAGGCCACCGGCCAGTTCCTCGACAACAACAAGTCGCCATCGCGCAAAGTCGGCAACATCGACAACCGCGGCAGCCACTTCTACCTGGCGCTGTACTGGGCTCAAGCCCTGGCCGCCCAGACCGAAGACACTGCACTGCAAGCGCAGTTCGGCGAACTGGCCAAAACCCTGACCGACAACGAGGCAACCATCGTTGCCGAGCTGAACGCCGTACAGGGCAAGCCAGTGGACATCGGCGGCTACTACGCGCCGAACCCGGAGCTGACCAGCAAAGCCATGCGCCCAAGCAACACCCTCAACGCGGCCATTGCCAAGTTGAAGTAA
- the hflD gene encoding high frequency lysogenization protein HflD has translation MSPTQEQLTALGGVFLAAVLVDKIAKTGQVTEAGLTCMLGSLLIRDPKDTLEVYGGDDLALREGYRALIGALERDPSTLQREPLRYALSMLGLERQLAKRDDLLETIGKRLPQIQSQVEHFGPAHENVIAACGALYQDTLSTLRQRIQVHGDMRNLQQPNNASKIRALLLAGIRSARLWRQLGGHRWQLVISRRKLLKELYPLMRNE, from the coding sequence ATGAGCCCGACCCAGGAGCAATTGACCGCACTCGGCGGGGTTTTCCTCGCCGCGGTACTGGTCGACAAGATCGCCAAGACCGGCCAGGTCACCGAGGCCGGCCTGACGTGCATGCTCGGCAGCCTGCTGATCCGCGACCCCAAGGACACCCTCGAGGTGTATGGCGGTGACGACCTGGCGCTGCGTGAAGGCTACCGCGCGCTGATCGGCGCCCTGGAGCGCGACCCCAGCACCTTGCAGCGTGAGCCGTTGCGCTACGCCCTGTCGATGCTCGGCCTTGAGCGCCAACTGGCCAAGCGTGACGACCTGCTGGAAACCATCGGCAAGCGCCTGCCGCAAATCCAGTCCCAGGTGGAACACTTCGGCCCGGCCCACGAGAACGTGATCGCCGCCTGTGGTGCGCTGTACCAGGACACCCTGAGCACCTTGCGCCAGCGCATTCAGGTGCACGGCGACATGCGCAACCTGCAGCAACCGAACAACGCCTCGAAAATCCGCGCCCTGCTCCTGGCCGGTATTCGTTCGGCGCGGTTGTGGCGCCAGTTGGGCGGCCATCGCTGGCAACTGGTGATCAGCCGACGCAAATTGCTTAAAGAGCTTTACCCGTTGATGCGCAACGAATAA
- the purB gene encoding adenylosuccinate lyase, producing the protein MQLSSLTAVSPVDGRYAGKTQALRPIFSEYGLIRARVLVEVRWLQRLAAHPAISEVPAFSAEANAVLNTLAENFSLEHAERVKEIERTTNHDVKAIEYLLKEQAAKLPELAKVSEFIHFACTSEDINNLSHALMLREGRDDVMLPLMRQTANAIRELAIRFADVPMLSRTHGQPASPTTLGKELANVVYRLERQIAQVAAVPLLGKINGAVGNYNAHLSAYPEIDWEENARAFIEDELGLGFNPYTTQIEPHDYIAELFDAIARFNTILIDFDRDIWGYISLGYFKQRTIAGEIGSSTMPHKVNPIDFENSEGNLGIANALFQHLASKLPISRWQRDLTDSTVLRNLGVGFAHSVIAYEASLKGISKLELNEQKIAADLDACWEVLAEPIQTVMRRYNIENPYEKLKELTRGKGISPEALQTFIDGLDMPAAAKAELKLLTPANYIGNAVAQAKRI; encoded by the coding sequence ATGCAGCTCTCTTCGCTCACTGCGGTTTCCCCTGTTGACGGCCGCTACGCCGGCAAAACCCAGGCCCTGCGCCCTATTTTCAGCGAATACGGTTTGATCCGTGCTCGTGTTCTGGTTGAAGTGCGCTGGCTCCAGCGCCTGGCCGCTCACCCCGCCATCAGCGAAGTGCCGGCGTTTTCCGCCGAAGCCAACGCTGTATTGAACACCCTGGCGGAAAACTTCTCCCTGGAGCACGCCGAGCGTGTGAAAGAGATCGAGCGCACCACCAACCACGACGTTAAAGCCATCGAATACCTGCTCAAAGAGCAAGCGGCCAAGCTGCCGGAACTGGCCAAGGTCAGCGAATTCATCCACTTTGCCTGCACCAGCGAGGACATCAACAACCTGTCCCACGCCCTGATGCTGCGCGAAGGCCGTGATGACGTGATGCTGCCGCTGATGCGCCAGACCGCCAACGCCATCCGCGAACTGGCGATCCGTTTCGCCGACGTGCCAATGCTGTCGCGCACCCACGGCCAGCCGGCCTCGCCGACCACGTTGGGCAAAGAACTGGCCAACGTGGTGTACCGTCTGGAGCGCCAGATCGCTCAAGTCGCCGCCGTGCCGCTGCTGGGCAAGATCAACGGCGCCGTGGGCAACTACAACGCCCACCTCTCCGCCTACCCGGAAATCGACTGGGAAGAAAATGCCCGCGCGTTCATCGAAGACGAGCTGGGCCTGGGCTTCAACCCCTACACCACGCAGATTGAGCCGCACGACTACATTGCCGAGCTGTTCGACGCGATTGCGCGCTTCAACACCATCCTGATCGACTTCGATCGCGATATCTGGGGCTACATCTCCCTGGGCTACTTCAAGCAGCGCACCATTGCCGGTGAAATCGGTTCGTCGACCATGCCGCACAAGGTCAACCCGATCGACTTCGAAAACTCCGAAGGCAACCTCGGCATCGCCAACGCCCTGTTCCAGCACCTGGCCAGCAAGTTGCCGATCTCCCGCTGGCAGCGCGACCTGACCGACTCCACCGTACTGCGCAACCTCGGCGTGGGCTTCGCTCACAGCGTGATCGCCTACGAAGCCAGCCTCAAAGGCATCAGCAAGCTTGAGCTCAACGAGCAGAAAATCGCCGCTGACCTGGACGCGTGCTGGGAAGTGTTGGCCGAGCCGATCCAGACCGTAATGCGCCGCTACAACATCGAAAACCCGTACGAGAAACTCAAAGAGTTGACGCGCGGCAAGGGCATCAGCCCTGAGGCGCTGCAAACTTTCATCGACGGCCTGGACATGCCAGCCGCGGCCAAGGCCGAGCTGAAACTGCTCACCCCGGCCAACTACATCGGCAACGCGGTGGCCCAAGCCAAGCGCATCTGA
- the clpA gene encoding ATP-dependent Clp protease ATP-binding subunit ClpA yields the protein MLNRELEVTLNLAFKEARSKRHEFMTVEHLLLALLDNEAAATVLRACGANLDKLKHDLQEFIDSTTPLIPVHDEDRETQPTLGFQRVLQRAVFHVQSSGKREVTGANVLVAIFSEQESQAVFLLKQQSVARIDVVNYIAHGISKVPGHGDHSEGEQDMQDDEGGESSSSGNPLDAYASNLNELARQGRIDPLVGRELEVERVAQILARRRKNNPLLVGEAGVGKTAIAEGLAKRIVDNQVPDLLANSVVYSLDLGALLAGTKYRGDFEKRFKALLGELKKRPQAILFIDEIHTIIGAGAASGGVMDASNLLKPLLSSGDIRCIGSTTFQEFRGIFEKDRALARRFQKVDVSEPSVEDTIGILRGLKGRFEAHHGIEYTDEALRAAAELASRYINDRHMPDKAIDVIDEAGAYQRLQPVEKRVKRIDVQQVEDIVAKIARIPPKHVNSSDKELLRNLERDLKLTVFGQDAAIDALSTAIKLSRAGLKSPDKPVGSFLFAGPTGVGKTEAARQLAKAMGIELVRFDMSEYMERHTVSRLIGAPPGYVGFDQGGLLTEAITKQPHCVLLLDEIEKAHPEVFNLLLQVMDHGTLTDNNGRKADFRNVIVIMTTNAGAETAARASIGFTHQDHSSDAMEVIKKSFTPEFRNRLDTIIQFGRLSHEVIKSVVDKFLTELQAQLEDKRVQLDVTDAARNWLAEGGYDAAMGARPMARLIQDKIKRPLAEEILFGELSDHGGVVHIDLKDGELTFEFETTAEMA from the coding sequence ATGTTAAACCGCGAGCTCGAAGTCACCCTCAATCTTGCCTTCAAGGAGGCTCGTTCGAAGCGTCATGAGTTCATGACCGTCGAACACCTGCTGCTGGCACTTTTGGATAACGAAGCTGCCGCCACCGTTTTACGTGCGTGCGGCGCCAACCTCGACAAACTCAAGCATGACCTGCAGGAGTTTATCGACTCCACCACGCCGCTGATCCCCGTGCATGACGAGGACCGCGAGACCCAGCCAACCCTGGGCTTCCAGCGGGTACTGCAGCGTGCTGTTTTCCACGTACAGAGCTCCGGTAAGCGTGAAGTCACAGGCGCCAATGTGCTTGTGGCGATCTTCAGCGAACAGGAAAGCCAGGCGGTGTTCCTGCTGAAACAGCAGAGCGTTGCCCGTATTGATGTCGTCAACTACATCGCCCACGGTATCTCCAAGGTGCCTGGGCACGGCGATCATTCCGAGGGTGAACAGGATATGCAGGACGACGAGGGCGGTGAGTCTTCTTCTTCGGGCAATCCATTGGATGCCTATGCCAGCAACCTCAATGAACTGGCGCGCCAGGGGCGGATCGATCCGCTGGTGGGGCGTGAGCTTGAGGTTGAGCGTGTAGCGCAGATCCTCGCGCGTCGTCGCAAGAACAATCCGTTGCTGGTGGGTGAGGCGGGCGTGGGTAAAACCGCAATTGCCGAAGGCCTGGCCAAGCGCATTGTCGATAACCAGGTGCCTGACCTGCTGGCCAACAGCGTCGTCTACTCCCTTGACCTCGGCGCGTTACTCGCCGGGACCAAGTACCGTGGCGATTTCGAGAAGCGCTTCAAAGCGTTGCTCGGTGAGCTGAAAAAACGCCCGCAGGCGATCCTGTTTATCGATGAGATCCACACCATTATTGGTGCCGGTGCGGCATCCGGTGGGGTGATGGACGCCTCGAACCTGCTCAAACCGCTGCTGTCGTCGGGTGATATCCGCTGCATCGGTTCGACCACGTTCCAGGAATTCCGTGGCATTTTCGAGAAGGACCGTGCCCTGGCGCGGCGCTTCCAGAAAGTCGACGTGTCCGAACCTTCGGTTGAAGACACCATCGGCATCCTGCGCGGCCTCAAGGGGCGTTTCGAAGCGCACCATGGCATCGAGTACACCGATGAGGCGCTGCGTGCCGCGGCTGAGTTGGCGTCGCGTTACATTAATGACCGGCACATGCCGGACAAGGCCATCGACGTGATCGACGAGGCGGGCGCCTACCAGCGCCTGCAGCCGGTCGAGAAGCGCGTGAAACGCATCGACGTGCAGCAAGTCGAGGACATCGTGGCGAAGATCGCGCGGATTCCGCCAAAACACGTCAACAGTTCCGACAAGGAGCTGCTGCGTAATCTGGAGCGCGACCTCAAGCTCACCGTGTTTGGTCAGGATGCGGCCATCGACGCGTTGTCCACCGCGATCAAGTTGTCGCGTGCGGGCCTCAAGTCGCCGGACAAGCCTGTCGGTTCGTTCCTGTTCGCAGGCCCGACCGGCGTCGGCAAGACCGAAGCGGCGCGGCAGTTGGCCAAGGCCATGGGCATTGAGCTGGTCCGCTTCGACATGTCCGAATACATGGAGCGTCACACCGTGTCGCGCCTGATCGGTGCGCCTCCGGGCTATGTCGGGTTTGACCAGGGCGGTCTGTTGACCGAGGCAATCACCAAGCAGCCGCATTGCGTATTGCTGCTCGATGAAATCGAGAAGGCCCACCCGGAAGTCTTCAACCTGCTGTTGCAGGTCATGGACCACGGTACCCTGACCGACAACAACGGGCGCAAGGCGGACTTCCGCAATGTGATCGTAATCATGACCACCAACGCCGGCGCTGAAACCGCTGCGCGGGCTTCGATTGGCTTTACGCACCAGGATCACTCTTCGGATGCAATGGAAGTGATCAAGAAGAGCTTCACGCCGGAGTTCCGCAACCGTCTGGACACCATTATCCAGTTTGGTCGCCTCAGCCATGAGGTCATCAAAAGCGTGGTGGACAAGTTCCTTACCGAGCTTCAAGCGCAGTTGGAAGACAAGCGCGTGCAGCTGGACGTGACGGACGCGGCGCGCAACTGGCTGGCCGAAGGTGGCTACGACGCGGCAATGGGCGCTCGCCCAATGGCGCGTCTGATCCAGGACAAGATCAAGCGGCCATTGGCCGAAGAGATCCTGTTCGGCGAACTCTCCGACCATGGTGGCGTGGTGCATATCGACCTGAAGGACGGCGAGCTGACCTTCGAGTTCGAAACCACGGCTGAAATGGCCTGA
- the clpS gene encoding ATP-dependent Clp protease adapter ClpS — protein sequence MHANSQIRLTFNQDRPDQEHDDDGSAGIAVQEAKPALQAPPMYKVVLFNDDYTPMDFVVEVLEVFFNLNRELATKVMLAVHTEGRAVCGVFTRDIAETKAMQVNQYARESQHPLLCEIEKDG from the coding sequence ATGCATGCAAACAGCCAGATTCGACTAACATTCAATCAGGATCGCCCGGATCAGGAACACGATGACGACGGTTCTGCAGGCATTGCTGTTCAGGAAGCGAAGCCTGCCCTACAGGCGCCGCCGATGTACAAGGTGGTTTTGTTCAATGATGACTACACACCGATGGATTTCGTGGTCGAAGTACTCGAGGTGTTTTTTAACCTGAACCGCGAGTTGGCGACCAAGGTAATGCTGGCCGTTCACACAGAAGGACGAGCAGTATGTGGAGTGTTTACCCGCGACATCGCCGAGACAAAGGCCATGCAGGTCAACCAGTACGCCAGGGAAAGCCAGCATCCGCTACTCTGTGAAATCGAGAAGGACGGTTAA
- the cspD gene encoding cold shock domain-containing protein CspD: MASGKVKWFNNAKGYGFIIEDGKDEDLFAHFSAITMDGYKTLKAGQAVEFEIIQGPKGLHAVAISAAGAAKTGSPHDETRENGLKTDQPTQSKTKQTA, translated from the coding sequence ATGGCTAGTGGTAAGGTCAAGTGGTTCAACAACGCCAAGGGGTATGGCTTCATTATCGAAGACGGCAAGGATGAAGACCTTTTTGCGCATTTCTCAGCGATTACCATGGATGGGTATAAAACGCTGAAAGCGGGCCAGGCGGTGGAGTTTGAAATCATCCAGGGGCCCAAGGGCCTGCATGCTGTTGCCATCAGTGCAGCCGGCGCGGCCAAAACTGGAAGCCCCCACGACGAGACCCGCGAAAATGGGCTCAAGACTGATCAACCCACTCAATCAAAAACGAAACAAACGGCCTGA
- the icd gene encoding NADP-dependent isocitrate dehydrogenase yields MGYKKIQVPAVGDKITVNADHSLNVPDQPIIPYIEGDGIGVDISPVMIKVVDAAVEKAYGGKRKISWMEVYAGEKATQVYDQDTWLPQETLDAVKDYVVSIKGPLTTPVGGGIRSLNVALRQQLDLYVCLRPVRWFEGVPSPVKKPGDVDMTIFRENSEDIYAGIEWKAGSPEAIKVIKFLKEEMGVTKIRFDQDCGIGIKPVSKEGTERLARKALQYVVDNDRDSLTIVHKGNIMKFTEGAFKEWAYGIAEKEFGATLLDGGPWMQFKNPKTGKNVVVKDAIADAMLQQILLRPAEYDVIATLNLNGDYLSDALAAEVGGIGIAPGANLSDTVAMFEATHGTAPKYAGKDQVNPGSLILSAEMMLRHMGWTEAADLIIKGTNGAISAKTVTYDFERLMEGAKLVSSSGFGDALIWHM; encoded by the coding sequence ATGGGATACAAGAAGATTCAGGTTCCGGCAGTCGGCGACAAAATCACCGTCAATGCAGACCATTCTCTCAATGTTCCTGATCAACCGATCATCCCTTATATAGAAGGTGACGGTATTGGCGTCGACATCAGCCCGGTGATGATCAAGGTGGTCGACGCAGCTGTTGAAAAGGCCTACGGCGGCAAGCGCAAGATCTCCTGGATGGAGGTGTATGCCGGCGAGAAAGCCACTCAAGTCTACGACCAGGACACTTGGCTGCCCCAGGAAACCCTGGATGCGGTCAAGGATTACGTGGTTTCCATCAAAGGTCCGCTGACCACGCCGGTGGGTGGCGGCATTCGTTCCTTGAACGTGGCACTGCGCCAACAGCTCGACCTGTATGTGTGCCTGCGCCCGGTGCGCTGGTTTGAAGGTGTGCCCAGCCCGGTCAAGAAACCTGGCGACGTCGACATGACCATCTTCCGTGAGAATTCCGAGGATATTTACGCCGGTATCGAGTGGAAGGCCGGTTCGCCGGAGGCGATCAAGGTCATCAAGTTCCTGAAGGAAGAAATGGGCGTGACCAAGATCCGCTTCGATCAGGACTGCGGGATTGGCATCAAGCCGGTCTCCAAGGAAGGCACTGAGCGCCTGGCGCGTAAAGCGCTGCAATATGTCGTGGATAATGATCGCGACTCGCTGACCATTGTGCACAAAGGCAACATCATGAAGTTCACCGAAGGTGCCTTCAAAGAATGGGCCTACGGCATTGCCGAGAAAGAGTTTGGCGCGACCCTGCTCGACGGCGGCCCGTGGATGCAGTTCAAAAACCCGAAAACCGGCAAGAATGTGGTGGTCAAGGACGCTATCGCCGACGCGATGCTCCAGCAAATCCTGCTGCGCCCGGCTGAGTATGACGTGATCGCCACCCTCAACCTGAACGGTGACTACCTGTCGGACGCCCTGGCGGCGGAGGTGGGCGGTATCGGTATTGCGCCGGGCGCCAACCTGTCGGACACCGTGGCGATGTTTGAAGCCACCCACGGTACTGCACCCAAATATGCAGGCAAGGATCAGGTCAACCCGGGTTCATTGATTCTGTCGGCAGAAATGATGCTGCGGCACATGGGCTGGACGGAAGCGGCTGACTTGATCATCAAAGGCACCAATGGTGCTATTTCGGCCAAGACCGTGACCTATGACTTTGAGCGCTTGATGGAGGGCGCCAAGTTGGTGTCGTCGTCTGGGTTTGGCGATGCGTTGATTTGGCATATGTGA